A stretch of Imperialibacter roseus DNA encodes these proteins:
- a CDS encoding M28 family peptidase has protein sequence MKLKYIALVLLCCLTIDNITAQKAKTDDQDVEMIRKIYDEALGKGESYQMLEFLTKQIGARLAGSPGAAAAVDWSKETMEGFEFDNVFLQEVMVPHWVRGQKEIGKIVNSKMGSVEVNVVALGNSVGSGPNGVAGKIVEVQNFDELAALGETGIKGKIVFFNRRMDPTLIETFEAYGGAGNQRGAGPSEAAKYGAIGVVVRSLTNALDDHPHTGSTNYTPNLYKLPAVAISTNDADKLSRMLKDDSELEFYFETHSQMLPDKLSHNVVGELKGSSKADEYIVVGGHLDSWDLSQGAHDDGTGCVQSIEVLRILKAIGYKPKRTLRAVMFMNEENGLRGGRKYAELAAENKEKHIAAMESDRGGFKPLGFTFTAEDKQVERIKGWAPLFVPYQIYKFDTGGGGADISPLATQGVPMIGFYPDPQRYFDYHHTAIDTFDKVSRRELELGAATMAALTYLIDKYGL, from the coding sequence TATGACGAGGCGCTTGGCAAAGGCGAATCGTATCAGATGCTGGAGTTTCTTACAAAGCAAATCGGCGCCCGATTAGCCGGCTCGCCAGGGGCAGCAGCAGCAGTGGACTGGAGCAAAGAAACTATGGAGGGCTTTGAGTTTGACAACGTATTTCTTCAGGAAGTAATGGTGCCTCACTGGGTAAGAGGCCAAAAGGAAATTGGCAAGATCGTTAATTCCAAAATGGGTTCGGTGGAAGTCAACGTTGTGGCACTGGGCAACTCGGTGGGCTCCGGGCCTAACGGCGTGGCCGGAAAAATAGTAGAAGTGCAAAACTTTGACGAGCTGGCCGCTCTTGGCGAAACTGGTATAAAAGGGAAAATCGTCTTTTTCAACCGCCGGATGGATCCTACCTTGATTGAAACTTTTGAAGCCTATGGCGGCGCTGGCAACCAAAGGGGTGCCGGGCCATCTGAAGCCGCCAAGTATGGTGCCATTGGGGTTGTAGTCCGCTCGCTGACCAATGCACTGGACGACCACCCGCACACTGGCAGCACCAACTACACGCCCAATCTTTACAAGCTGCCAGCGGTGGCCATCAGCACCAACGATGCCGATAAGCTGAGCAGGATGCTGAAGGACGACTCTGAGCTTGAGTTCTACTTTGAGACGCATTCACAGATGCTACCGGACAAGCTATCACACAACGTAGTGGGCGAACTTAAGGGCAGCAGCAAAGCAGACGAATACATTGTTGTTGGCGGGCACCTCGACTCCTGGGATCTGTCGCAGGGTGCCCACGACGATGGCACTGGCTGTGTGCAGTCTATTGAGGTGCTTCGGATTCTCAAGGCTATTGGCTACAAGCCAAAAAGAACCCTGAGGGCTGTAATGTTCATGAACGAAGAAAATGGCCTTAGGGGAGGACGGAAATACGCTGAATTGGCTGCCGAAAATAAAGAGAAACACATAGCTGCCATGGAATCGGATCGTGGTGGCTTCAAACCGCTTGGGTTTACTTTTACTGCTGAAGACAAGCAGGTAGAGCGCATCAAAGGCTGGGCGCCATTGTTCGTGCCTTATCAGATTTACAAGTTTGACACCGGAGGTGGTGGGGCCGACATCAGCCCACTGGCAACACAAGGCGTGCCCATGATTGGCTTCTACCCCGACCCGCAACGCTACTTCGACTACCACCATACGGCGATTGACACGTTCGACAAAGTGAGTCGGAGAGAGCTGGAGTTGGGCGCTGCCACCATGGCGGCTTTAACCTATTTGATTGACAAGTACGGGCTTTAA
- the bla gene encoding subclass B1 metallo-beta-lactamase: protein MMTDWMAAGIRKLLPFIVILFCIGTAHAQFQIEVKKHSNSIYIYESYGAYQGGKVGANAVIFVGNDSVVVIDTPWGNDQTVQLLDWIDTEIKKPVASFVITHFHDDRIGGIDILKARGIPAVSSELTAKLAVENGIAKPDVLFKNDTTITLAGGKIEVFYPGPGHSPDNVVVYFPSEKLLYGGCFLKDASTTSLGNLGDADVTAWPVSLEKMKKRFLKPKMVIPGHGGLEPGAIENTAKLLDDKKD from the coding sequence ATGATGACAGATTGGATGGCTGCCGGGATCAGGAAACTTCTTCCTTTCATTGTAATATTGTTTTGTATCGGAACTGCCCATGCACAGTTCCAGATTGAGGTTAAAAAGCACAGCAACTCTATATACATTTACGAGTCGTACGGTGCCTATCAGGGAGGAAAAGTGGGTGCCAACGCTGTCATCTTTGTGGGCAATGACAGCGTGGTGGTCATTGACACTCCCTGGGGAAATGACCAAACCGTGCAGCTACTTGACTGGATTGACACTGAAATCAAAAAACCAGTAGCCAGCTTTGTGATTACGCACTTCCACGATGACCGGATAGGTGGTATTGATATCCTAAAAGCAAGAGGCATTCCGGCCGTGAGTTCGGAGCTAACGGCCAAACTGGCCGTGGAAAATGGCATTGCTAAACCAGACGTCCTCTTTAAAAACGACACCACCATCACTCTGGCAGGAGGCAAAATTGAGGTTTTCTATCCCGGACCGGGTCACAGCCCCGACAACGTGGTCGTTTACTTCCCTTCGGAAAAACTCCTGTATGGCGGCTGTTTTTTGAAGGATGCTTCAACTACTTCCCTGGGCAACCTGGGAGATGCAGACGTTACCGCCTGGCCTGTGAGTCTCGAAAAAATGAAAAAGCGGTTTCTAAAACCCAAGATGGTCATTCCCGGGCACGGGGGATTGGAGCCGGGGGCTATTGAGAATACGGCGAAATTATTAGATGATAAAAAAGACTAA
- a CDS encoding helix-turn-helix domain-containing protein has product MEISVIRNEKDYNNALKRIDELIDCEVNSKEEDELQIISLLVWDYEERNYPMGSLKPIQAIRVRMEELGLKSKDLTSLIGDKSRVSDVLSMKRKLTLPMIRNLSKHLNIPIETLASEY; this is encoded by the coding sequence ATGGAAATAAGTGTAATAAGAAATGAGAAAGATTATAATAACGCACTAAAGCGGATTGACGAATTAATTGATTGCGAAGTGAACTCCAAAGAGGAGGACGAATTGCAGATTATATCTTTGTTAGTGTGGGATTATGAAGAAAGAAATTATCCAATGGGATCATTGAAGCCTATCCAGGCGATCAGGGTGAGAATGGAAGAGTTGGGCCTGAAGTCTAAAGACTTAACATCGCTTATTGGAGATAAGAGCAGAGTGTCTGACGTGCTTTCGATGAAGAGAAAGCTTACTTTGCCTATGATAAGGAACTTAAGCAAACACTTGAATATCCCTATCGAAACATTGGCGAGTGAGTACTGA
- a CDS encoding type II toxin-antitoxin system HigB family toxin codes for MRVIAKRTLKEFWSLYHDSELPLIEWHTIVSKSSWQNPNEVKEVFPSVDFVGNNRAFFNICRNKYRLVVVFRYQIQMVYIRFIGTHKDYDSISNIKEI; via the coding sequence TTGAGAGTAATCGCAAAAAGGACGTTAAAGGAATTCTGGAGTTTGTACCATGACAGTGAACTTCCTTTAATTGAATGGCATACGATCGTTTCTAAATCGAGTTGGCAAAACCCGAATGAGGTGAAGGAGGTATTTCCATCAGTTGATTTTGTGGGTAACAACAGGGCATTTTTCAATATTTGTCGCAATAAATACAGGTTGGTTGTAGTTTTTAGATACCAGATTCAAATGGTATACATAAGGTTTATCGGAACTCATAAAGATTACGATAGCATTAGTAATATAAAGGAGATTTGA